Part of the Pseudomonas sp. P8_241 genome is shown below.
GCCTTCTCGTCACCTGGAAACACGTCCACCACCCGGTCGATCGTTTTCGCCGCCGATGTGGTGTGCAGCGTGCCGAACACAAGGTGGCCGGTTTCGGCGGCCGTCAACGCCAGGCGAATGGTTTCCAGGTCACGCATCTCCCCCACCAGAATCACGTCCGGGTCTTCGCGCAACGCCGAGCGCAGAGCCGTGGCGAAACTGCGGGTGTCACGGTGCACCTCGCGCTGATTGATCAGGCATTTACGCGGCTCGTGCACGAATTCGACAGGGTCTTCGATGGTAAGGATGTGGTGATGGCGGTGGGTGTTGAGGTAATCGATCATCGCCGCCAGCGTGGTGGACTTGCCAGACCCGGTCGGGCCGGTCACCAACACCAGGCCCCGCGGCGCATCAGTCATTTTTCGAAACACTTCGCCCATGCCCAGCTCTTCCATGCTTTGCACTTTCGAGGGAATGGTGCGGAACACCGCACCTGCGCCCCGGTTTTGGTTGAACGCATTGACCCGAAAACGAGCCACACCGGGGATTTCGAACGAAAAGTCGGTTTCCAGATGCGCCTCGAAGTCCTCCTTCTGGGTATCGCTCATGATGGCATGGATCAGCGCCAGCACCTGCTTGTGGTCCATGGCGGGCAGATTGATGCGCCGCACATCGCCGTCCACCCGAATCATCGGCGGCAGACCGGCAGACAAGTGCAGGTCGGACGCGCCCTGTCTGGCGCTGAACGCCAGCAGCTCAGTGATATCCATTGCGCCCCTCAATTCCAGTAGAATGCCGCGAACCTTCAGACCGCTGGCGCTTATTGATGTCCACCATAGCAGACAACATTCTCCAGGTTAGTTCGCGCATACATGCCGCATCACTTGCTGCCAAACGTGCCGAAAACAGCGTCCAGTTGCTGGCCGTGAGCAAGACCAAACCCGCCGAAGCCCTGCGCGAAGCGTATGCCGCCGGCCTGCGTGATTTTGGCGAAAACTACCTGCAAGAGGCACTGGGCAAGCAGCTTGAACTGGCCGACCTGCCCTTGATCTGGCACTTCATCGGCCCCATTCAATCGAACAAGACTCGCGCTATCGCCGAGCATTTCGACTGGGTGCACTCCGTGGATCGTCTGAAAATCGCACAACGCCTGTCCGAACAACGCCCTGCCGATTTGCCGCCCCTGAATATCTGCATTCAGGTCAACGTCAGCGGTGAGGCCAGCAAATCCGGCTGCACTGCGGCCGACCTTCCAGCCTTGGCCAACGCCATCAACGCCTTGCCGCACCTGAAGTTGCGTGGACTGATGGCGATTCCCGAGCCGACTGAAGATCGCGCCGCGCAGGATGCTGCTTTTGCTGCCGTACAAAGCCTGAAAGACAGCCTGAACCTGCCTCTAGACACACTTTCCATGGGCATGAGCCACGACCTGGAGTCGGCCATCGCCCAAGGCGCTACCTGGGTGCGGATTGGTACCGCCCTGTTTGGCGCCCGTGATTACGATCGGTCATAACCCATGGCCGCTTCTCTTCTTTTATAAGGACCTGACATGAGCAAGACGCGTATTGCCTTTATCGGTGCCGGCAACATGGCCGCCAGCCTGATCGGCGGCCTGCGGGCCAAGGGTCTGGATGCCGCGCAGATCCGCGCCAGCGATCCGGGCGAGGAGACTCGCGCCCGCGTGAGCGCCGAGCATGGCATCGAAACCTTTGCCGACAACGCCCAGGCCATCGAAGGCGCCGACGTGGTCGTGCTGGCGGTAAAACCCCAGGCGATGAAAACCGTCTGCGAAACCATTCGCCAAAGCCTCAAACCAGGTCAGCTGGTGGTATCGATTGCCGCCGGTATTACCTGTGCCAGCATGAACAACTGGCTCGGTGCCCAGCCCATCGTGCGCTGCATGCCAAATACCCCAGCCCTCTTGCGCCAGGGTGTGAGTGGTTTGTTCGCTACCGCCGAAGTGACTGCCGAGCAGCGGCAGCAGGCTCAAGAACTGCTGTCCGCAGTCGGCATCGCCCTGTGGCTGGATGAGGAGCAGCAACTGGACGCCGTCACCGCCGTTTCGGGTTCGGGTCCGGCGTACTTTTTCCTGCTGATCGAAGCCATGACCGCTGCCGGGGTAAAACTTGGCCTGCCAGCAGACATCGCGGCGCAGCTCACCTTGCAAACCGCACTGGGTGCCGCACACATGGCAGTCGCAAGCGACGTCGACGCCGCCGAACTGCGCCGCCGCGTGACTTCACCTGCGGGCACAACCGAAGCCGCCATCAAGTCGTTCCAGGCCAACGGTTTCGAAGCCCTGGTCGAAAAAGCACTCGGCGCCGCCGCGCACCGCTCGGCCGAGATGGCCGAACAACTGGGCAACTAAGGAGCTTTTCATGATTGGATTGAACACCGCAGCGGTTTACGTGCTGCAAACCCTCGGCAGCCTGTACCTGCTGATCGTGTTGTTGCGTTTCGTGCTGCAACTGGTGCGCGCAAACTTCTATAACCCGCTCTGCCAGTTCGCCGTGAAGGCGACCCAGCCGCTGCTCAAGCCACTGCGCCGGATTATCCCGAGCATGTTCGGCCTGGACATGTCCTCCCTGGTGCTGGCGATTCTGGTGCAACTGGCGCTGATGGCCCTGACCCTGCTGCTGACCTACGGCACCACCGGCAACCCGTTGCAACTGCTGATCTGGTCGCTCATCGGCGTGACCGCGCTGTTCCTGAAGATATTCTTCTTCGCCCTGATCATCAGCGTGATCCTCTCCTGGGTCGCGCCAGGCAGCCATAATCCGGGCGCTGAGCTGGTCAACGACATCTGCGAACCGGCCCTGGCGCCGTTCCGCAAGATTCTGCCCAACCTGGGCGGCCTGGATCTGTCGCCGATCTTCGCGTTCCTGGCACTCAAGCTGATCGACATGCTGGTGATCAACAACCTCGCCGCCATGACGATGATGCCGGAAATCCTGCGCCTTCTGATCTGATCGTGTCATCGTTCATCGCTAGCAAGCTCGCTCCTACATTGGAATGCATTCCCCCTGTAGGAGCGAGCTCGCTCGCGATGGCCACACCTCGGTCCTACAGGGAACATTCAGGCCCGATCGTTGCTTGCCGCTAACCCCAGCGGTCTTTAGACTTACGCCTCATTTCAATGAGAGCAGGGTCGATGCCAGCTGCCTTCCCCCCCGATTCTGTTGGTCTGGTGACGCCGCAAACGGCGCACTTCAGCGAACCCTTGGCGTTGGCCTGCGGTCGCTCGCTTCCAGCCTATGACCTGATCTACGAAACCTACGGCACGCTGAACGCCGCGGCGAGCAACGCCGTACTGATCTGTCACGCCTTGTCAGGCCACCACCACGCCGCCGGTTATCACAGTGTCGACGACCGAAAACCCGGTTGGTGGGACAGCTGCATCGGCCCGGGCAAACCGATCGATACCAGCAAGTTCTTCGTGGTCAGCCTGAACAACCTGGGTGGCTGCAACGGTTCGACCGGCCCGAGCAGCATCAATCCTGACACCGGCAAGCCGTTCGGCGCTGACTTCCCCGTCTTGACCGTCGAGGATTGGGTGCACAGCCAGGCGCGTCTGGCGGATCGACTGGGCATCGCCCGGTTTGCGGCCGTAATCGGCGGCAGCCTCGGTGGCATGCAGGCGATGCAGTGGAGCATCACCTACCCTGACCGCATCCGCCATTGCCTGGCCATCGCCTCGGCACCCAAACTGTCGGCACAGAACATCGCCTTCAACGAAGTGGCCCGCCAGGCGATCCTCACAGACCCTGAATTCCACGGCGGTTCGTTCCAGGAACACAACGTCATCCCCAAACGCGGACTGATGCTCGCACGGATGGTCGGACACATCACGTACCTGTCCGACGATTCCATGGGTGAGAAATTCGGTCGCGGCCTCAAAAGCGAAAAGCTCAACTACGACTTCCACAGCGTCGAGTTCCAGGTCGAAAGCTACCTGCGCTATCAGGGCGAAGAGTTCTCCGGGCGTTTTGATGCCAACACTTATCTGTTGATGACCAAAGCCCTGGACTACTTCGATCCGGCGGCCAACTTCGACGATAACCTGGCCAAAACATTCGAAAACGCCACAGCCAAGTTCTGCGTGATGTCGTTTACCACCGACTGGCGCTTCTCCCCTGCCCGCTCGCGGGAACTGGTGGACGCGCTGATGGCTGCGCGCAAGGACGTCTGTTATCTGGAAATCGACGCGCCGCAAGGCCACGACGCCTTCCTGATTCCGATCCCGCGTTACTTGCAGGCATTCGGCAATTACATGAACCGCATTACGTTGTGAGATAGCCATGAGAGCTGATCTGGAAATCATCCAGGAATGGATCCCCGCCGGCAGCCGCGTGCTCGACCTCGGTTGCGGCGACGGCGAGCTGCTGACCTGGCTGCGCGACAACAAGCAAGTGACCGGCTACGGCCTGGAAAACGATGCGGACAACATCGCCGAGTGCGTGGCCAAGGGCATCAACGTCATCGAACAGGACCTCGACAAAGGCCTGGGCAACTTTGCCAGCAATAGTTTTGACGTCGTGGTCATGACCCAGGCGCTGCAAGCGGTGCACTACCCGGACAAGATCCTCGACGAGATGCTGCGCGTCGGCCGCCAGTGCATCATCACCTTCCCCAATTTCGGCCACTGGCGCTGCCGCTGGTACCTGGCGAGCAAGGGACGGATGCCGGTTTCCGAGTTTCTGCCGTACACCTGGTACAACACGCCGAACATCCACTTCTGCACCTTCGCCGACTTTGAAGCCTTGTGCCGCGAACGTGAAGCGAAGGTCATTGATCGGCTTGCCGTGGATCAACAGCATCGACACGGGTGGGCCAGTAAGCTTTGGCCTAATCTGTTAGGTGAGATCGGTATTTACCGCGTCAGCAGCCCGGGGCTTGCAGACCACAAGGTCGCGGTCTGAACCACCACATTTCGAGGAGAACGATCATGGGTCGTCTAGCGCTGTTTCTACTCACTGCCTGCCTGAGCGTCGGCGCCATCGCCGCGGACGCGATCAAGGGTGATCGCCAGGAAACATTCGGCGACGTGACGGTGCACTACAACACCTTCAACTCCACCTTCCTGACACCGGACATTGCCAAAGCAGCGGAACTCACCCGCAGCAAGAACCAGGGCGTGATCAATATTTCGGTCATCAAGGAAGGCAAGCCGCTGATGGCCCAGGTGAGCGGCTCGGTCAAGGACCTGACCAGCCAGAGTGTTCCTCTGCAGTTCAGACAGATCACCGAACAAGGCGCGATCTACTACATCGCGCAATACCCGGTGGATCAGCAGGAAGTCCGTACCTTCGACATCAAGGTGCAGACCGGCGACAAAATCAACACCATCAATTTCAACCAAGAGCTCTTCCCCGGCCAATGATCAACTTCACGCAACTCGTATTGGCCAGCCATAACGCCGGCAAACTCAAAGAACTCCAGGCCATGCTCGGCGAGTCGGTGCAACTGCGCTCGATCGGCGAGTTCAGCAGCGTGGAGCCTGAAGAAACCGGCCTGTCGTTCGTCGAGAACGCCATCCTCAAAGCGCGTAATGCCGCACGCATTTCCGGCCTGCCGGCACTGGCCGACGATTCCGGGCTGGCGGTGGATTTCCTCGGCGGTGCGCCGGGTATCTATTCGGCGCGTTATGCCGATGGCAAGGGCGATGCGGCGAACAACGCCAAACTGCTCGACGTGTTGAAAAACGTGCCTGAAGCCGAACGCGGCGCGCAGTTCGTCTGCGTTCTGGCGCTGGTGCGTCATGCTGATGATCCGTTACCGATCCTCTGCGAAGGTCTGTGGCACGGGCGCATCCTGACCGCCGCCAGTGGCGAGCACGGTTTTGGCTACGACCCGCTGTTCTGGGTGCCGGAACGCGACTGCTCCAGCGCCGAGTTGAGCCCAGGCGACAAGAACCAGATCAGCCACCGCGCCCGTGCAATGGATTTGCTGCGCCAGCGCCTGGGCTTGAAATGACCCCTGAATCATCCGCTTCGCCGCTGATCTTCGGCGGCGATGCGCAATCGCCGCGGGCCGCCCTGCCCGTGCTGCCACCTCTCGCACTGTACATCCACATCCCGTGGTGCGTACGCAAATGCCCATATTGCGACTTCAACTCTCACACCGCCAGCCCTGTAATGCCGGAAGAAGAGTACGTCGATGCACTGCTGGCGGATCTCGATCAGGATCTGCACGCGGTTTATGGCCGAGAGTTGAGTTCGGTCTTCTTTGGTGGCGGCACGCCCAGCCTGTTCAGTGCCGAGGCATTGGGGCGCCTGCTCAAAGGCGTCGAACAGCGCATCCCGTTTGCCAGCGATATCGAAATCACGCTGGAAGCCAATCCGGGGACTTTCGAACAAGACAAGTTTGTGGCGTACCGGAAACTGGGGATCAATCGCCTGTCGATCGGCATCCAGAGCTTCCAACAGGAAAAACTTCAGGCGCTGGGGCGGATTCACAACGGTGACGAAGCGATACGCGCGGCCGGCATGGCACGGCAGGCCGGGTTCGATAATTTCAATCTGGACCTGATGCATGGCTTGCCCGATCAATCCCTGGACGACGCTCTGAACGACCTGCGCACCGCCATCGCCCTGAAACCGACGCATCTGTCGTGGTATCAGCTGACCCTGGAACCGAACACCGTGTTCTGGAACCAACCCCCGACGCTGCCGGAAGACGACACGCTGTGGGACATTCAGGAAGCGGGGCAAGCGCTGCTGGCCGAACACGGTTACGCGCAATACGAGGTTTCGGCCTACGCACAACCCGGACGCCCGGCGCGGCATAACCTCAATTACTGGAGTTTTGGCGACTTCATCGGTATCGGTGCCGGTGCTCACGGCAAGCTCAGCCATCCGGACGGGCGCATCGTCCGCACCTGGAAAACGCGCTTGCCAAAGGATTACCTGAACCCGGCAAAAAGCTTCAAGGCAGGTGAGAAAGCGCTGACCAATGATGAAATGCCGTTCGAATTTCTGATGAACGCGCTGCGTCTGACTGAAGGCGTCGAATCGCGTCTTTATCCAGAGCGCACCGGGCTGACGCTGGAAAGCCTCGCCGAAGCGCGTCGCGAAGCCGAACAAAGTGGCCTGTTGCAGGTCGAACCGTCACGTTTGGCGGCAACCGAGCGCGGACAACTCTTCCTCAACGACTTGCTGCAGAAATTTCTGACATAAGGAAATCGAATGGATTTGGTACTCGACCTGCTCGCCACTGTTTCTCGCTGGAGCCGCAGTAACCTCTCGGAAATCGCCCTGGCCCTGGTGGGCTGCCTGCTGGTGCTGTTCGGTGCCGATTTCAAAGGCTGGGTCGAGCAACGCCTGGGCAGCATCGCTGGCGCCTTGCGCGTACCGATGATGGCCCTGCTGTGCGTGATCGGCAGCGGTGCGGCGCTGATCTACGCCACGCCCTGGGTCGTGCGCGGCTTGAGCCAGTTCAACAACTACAGCCTGGCGCCGGTGTTGCTGGTGGTGTTGGTGTTGATTGGCGTCGTAGCCGACCGTCGCTGATTTCGGGTTGCCCAAAAACCTGTAGGAGCCGGCATGCTGGCGATGGCGGGTCAGCCACATCGATGTGGGCTGACACCATCGCCAGCAAGCCGGCTCCTACAGGTTTGAAGCGTTACGGCTCAGGACAGTTTTTCGAACTTCAAATCCCACACGCCATGCCCAAGACGTTCGCCACGGCGTTCGAACTTGGTGATCGGGCGCTCGGCCGGGCGTGGCACGCACTTGCCGTCTTCGGCGAGGTTACGGTAACCCGGCGCGACGTTCATCACTTCCAGCATGTACTCGGCATATGGCTCCCAATCGGTGGCCATGTGCAAAACGCCGCCTACTTTCAACTTGCTACGCACCAGCTCAGCGAAGGATGCCTGAACGATACGGCGCTTGTGGTGACGGCTCTTGTGCCACGGGTCCGGGAAAAACAGCATCAGGCGATCAAGGCTGTTATCGGCCACGCAGCGATTGAGCACTTCGATTGCATCGCAATCGTAGACCCGCAGGTTGGTCAGGCCTTGCGTCAGCACGCCATTGAGCAGCGCGCCGACACCCGGACGGTGAACTTCCACGCCGATGAAATCCTGCTCCGGCGACGCGGCGGCCATTTCCAGCAGCGAGTGGCCCATGCCGAAACCGATTTCCAGCGAGCGCGGCGCCGAGCGACCGAACACCTGGTCATAGTCCACCGGTGCGTCGGCCAACGGCAGCACGAACAGCGGCGTGCCCTGCTCCAGGCCTTTCTGTTGGCCTTCGGTCATGCGCCCGGCGCGCATCACGAAACTCTTGATGCGGCGGTGTTGGCGCTCGTCGCCTTCTTCCGTCTGGATTGGCGTGTCGTTCGATTCAGTCATCAATAGCTCTTACTTGATCAGACCATCCAGCGGCGAAGAGGCGCTGGCATAGAGTTTTTTCGGCATGCGGCCGGCGAGGTAAGCCATACGACCAGCAAGGATGGCGTGCTGCATGGCTTGGGCCATCATCACTGGCTGTTGGGCATGAGCGATGGCCGAGTTCATCAGCACAGCGTCGCAGCCCAGTTCCATTGCGATGGTCGCGTCGGATGCAGTACCGACACCCGCATCCACCAGCACTGGAATCCTGGCTTCTTCGAGGATGATTTGCAGGTTGTACGGATTGCAGATGCCCAGGCCCGAACCGATCAGACCGGCCAGCGGCATCACCGCGATGCAGCCGATTTCCGCCAATTGACGAGCGATGATCGGATCATCACTGGTGTAAACCATCACGTCGAAACCTTCCTTGACCAGCGTTTCGGCGGCCTTGAGGGTTTCAATCACGTTGGGGAACAGGGTTTTCTGGTCGGCCAGCACTTCCAGCTTCACCAGGTTGTGGCCATCAAGCAGCTCACGGGCCAGGCGGCAAGTGCGCACAGCTTCGACGGCGTCGTAGCATCCGGCAGTGTTCGGCAGGAAAGTGTAGCGATCAGGCGACAGTACTTCGAGCAGGTTCGGCTCGCCCTCGATCTGGCCAAGGTTGGTGCGGCGCACGGCGAAGGTCACGATCTCGGCACCCGAGGCTTCGATGGCCAGGCGGGTTTCTTCCATGTCACGGTACTTGCCGGTACCGACCAGCAAACGCGACTGGTAAGTACGACCGGCCAGGACGAAAGGCTTGTCGCTACGAACGATGCTCATGGGAAATCCTCTGTAGGGGTGAGGTACTTGCAGAATTCTGTCGGCCTGCGGGCCGGACGGCTAGCCGCCACCAATGGCGTGGACGACTTCGACGTTGTCGCCGTCGTTCAACGCGGTGTCTGCATGCTGACTGCGCGGGACGATATCCAGATTGAGTTCGACCGCCACCCGGCGACCGGTCAGGTCCAGACGGGCCAGCAGGGCCGCAACGGTTTCACCGTCGGGCAGTTCAAAGGATTCGCCGTTCAACTGAATGCGCATGCCGAATGCCGCCATCATTTTTAGGGGCAGGCATTCTAGCCCGATCAGTCAGACTGACCCAAGCCATTCGTCTTGAAATGCAATCCTGTAGGAGCTGCCGCAGGCTGCGATCTTTTGACTTTGATTTTTAGAATCAAAGGATCGCAGCCTGCGGCAGCTCCTACAGGGCCAGGTCAAGCGATAAAGTTCAGGTCAGGCGCCAGGCGGCCAACCCAAGGCAAAACCAGCCCACCAGAAACGCCAGACCGCCGAATGGCGTGATGATCCCAAGTTTGCTGACACCGGTCAGCGTCAACAGATACAGGCTGCCGGAGAACAACAAGATGCCAATAGCAAAGGATGCGCCCGCCCAGGTCACAAGACGCCCGGGGACCTGCGTGGCCAGCAAGGCGACGCCCAACAACGCCAGGGTGTGCACCAACTGATAGGTGACACCGGTATGAAAAATCGCCAGGTACTCGGCGCTCAGGCGGTTTTTCAAGCCATGAGCGGCAAACGCCCCAAGACCGACACCGGTGAAGCCGAAAAAAGCAGCCAGCATCAAAAAGCCACGCAGCATGAAGAACTCCAGTCAGTCTCGATCAGCAGGGTCTGTATAATGGCCCGCTCAACGGGTTCGGCCAAGCCATCTCTATGCTGCGTATCTATTTCCGTCGCTTCATCAAAGCCGTGCTCTGGTTCATGGGCGGTAGCGTATTGCTGGTGCTGATTTTCCGTGTGGTGCCGCCACCAGGGACGATGCTGATGGTCGAGCGCAAGATCGAATCCTGGTTCGACGGCGAACCTATCGATCTGCAACGCGACTGGAAACCCTGGGACGAGATCTCCGACGACCTCAAAGTCGCGGTAATCGCGGGTGAAGACCAGAAATTCCCCGAGCACTGGGGCTTCGACTTCGGTGCGATCCAGAAAGCCCTGGCCCACAACGAACTGGGCGGCACCATCCGCGGCGCCAGCACCCTCAGCCAGCAAGTCTCGAAGAACCTGTTCCTGTGGTCCGGTCGCAGCTGGTTGCGCAAAGGCCTGGAAGCCTGGTTTACCGGGCTGATCGAGATTTTCTGGCCCAAGGAGCGAATCCTTGAGGTTTACCTGAACAGCGTCGAGTGGGATGACGGTGTGTTTGGTGCCGAAGCGGCAGCCAGGCATCATTTTGGCGTGAGCGCCAAGAGCCTCAGCCGTCAGCAATCGAGCATGCTGGCGGCCGTGCTGCCTAATCCTCGCGTGTGGAGTGCCAGCCATCCGACCGCGTACGTGGCGCGGCGTGCAGGCTGGATTCGGCGGCAGATGAGTCAGTTGGGTGGCGATAGCTATCTGGTAGGCCTCAATGATTCGCGCCGGGCGCCGTGGAAGGACCAATAGACCCTTGTAGCAGCTGGCTTGCCAGCGAACCAGACGACTCGGTGCATCAGACATACCGCCTTCGCCGGCAAGCCAGCTCCTACAAGAGCAGAACCGCACACAAACAAAAACGCCCCGATCAATGATCGGGGCGTTTTTTATTGCCTGGACAGCGCTTATGCAGCGATCGACACCTTGAGCTTGTTCATCGCGCTCTTCTCAAGCTGACGAATACGCTCGGCCGACACGTTGTACTTCTGCGCCAGGTCATGCAGCGTGGCTTTCTCTTCTGCCAGCCAACGCTGGTAGAGGATGTCACGGCTACGGTCGTCCAGCACTTCCAGCGCTTCGTGCAGGTTGTGGTTGGAGTTGTCGCTCCAGTCAGCGTCTTCCAGTTGACGGGCCGGGTCATACCGGTGGTCTTCCAGATAGTTGGCCGGCGACTGGAAAGCGCTGTCGTCGTCGGCTTCGGCAGCCGGGTCGAAGGCCATGTCATGACCGGTCAGGCGACTTTCCATCTCGCGCACTTCCCGAGGCTCTACACCGAGACTTTCCGCCACACGATGGACTTCCTCGTTGTTCAGCCACGCCAGACGCTTCTTCTGACTGCGCAGGTTGAAGAACAACTTGCGCTGGGCCTTGGTGGTCGCGACTTTCACGATGCGCCAGTTGCGCAGGATGAATTCGTGGATTTCAGCCTTGATCCAGTGCACGGCGAACGAAACCAGACGCACACCCATTTCCGGGTTAAAGCGTTTCACAGCCTTCATCAGGCCGACGTTACCTTCCTGGATCAGATCAGCCTGAGCCAGACCGTAGCCGGAATAGCTACGGGCGATATGTACGACAAAACGCAGGTGGGCGAGCACCATCTGCCGAGCCGCCTCAAGATCCTGCTCATAATAGAGACTCTCGGCCAGTTCACGCTCCCGCTCCGGCGTCAGCAATGGAATGCTGTTGACGGTGTGCACATAGGCCTCCAGGTTCGCACCCGGGACCAGAGCATATGCAGGCTGCAAAGAATTGGTCATACGAAAAAACCTCCGACTTACATAACTCGTGCAGTTCAGCACTGCGAAAATTGACCGGAAACCGAAAAAGAAGTTCCCAAAACCCTAAATTTGCTGAAAGGTCAATACGAGCAAAATGATACTACTTAGGCGCAAGCTCCCTCAGGTGGCGTGCGACTGCAATCCATGCACCGATATACCCCAACAGCACCGCGCCAAGCAAGAGAGACAGACCGTC
Proteins encoded:
- a CDS encoding YggT family protein — encoded protein: MIGLNTAAVYVLQTLGSLYLLIVLLRFVLQLVRANFYNPLCQFAVKATQPLLKPLRRIIPSMFGLDMSSLVLAILVQLALMALTLLLTYGTTGNPLQLLIWSLIGVTALFLKIFFFALIISVILSWVAPGSHNPGAELVNDICEPALAPFRKILPNLGGLDLSPIFAFLALKLIDMLVINNLAAMTMMPEILRLLI
- a CDS encoding type IV pilus twitching motility protein PilT, encoding MDITELLAFSARQGASDLHLSAGLPPMIRVDGDVRRINLPAMDHKQVLALIHAIMSDTQKEDFEAHLETDFSFEIPGVARFRVNAFNQNRGAGAVFRTIPSKVQSMEELGMGEVFRKMTDAPRGLVLVTGPTGSGKSTTLAAMIDYLNTHRHHHILTIEDPVEFVHEPRKCLINQREVHRDTRSFATALRSALREDPDVILVGEMRDLETIRLALTAAETGHLVFGTLHTTSAAKTIDRVVDVFPGDEKAMVRSMLSESLVAVVSQALVKKVGGGRIAAHEIMLGTSAIRNLIRENKVAQMYSSIQAGGSLGMQTLDMSLKDLVGRGLISREHAREKARSPDGF
- the proC gene encoding pyrroline-5-carboxylate reductase translates to MSKTRIAFIGAGNMAASLIGGLRAKGLDAAQIRASDPGEETRARVSAEHGIETFADNAQAIEGADVVVLAVKPQAMKTVCETIRQSLKPGQLVVSIAAGITCASMNNWLGAQPIVRCMPNTPALLRQGVSGLFATAEVTAEQRQQAQELLSAVGIALWLDEEQQLDAVTAVSGSGPAYFFLLIEAMTAAGVKLGLPADIAAQLTLQTALGAAHMAVASDVDAAELRRRVTSPAGTTEAAIKSFQANGFEALVEKALGAAAHRSAEMAEQLGN
- a CDS encoding DUF4426 domain-containing protein, with product MGRLALFLLTACLSVGAIAADAIKGDRQETFGDVTVHYNTFNSTFLTPDIAKAAELTRSKNQGVINISVIKEGKPLMAQVSGSVKDLTSQSVPLQFRQITEQGAIYYIAQYPVDQQEVRTFDIKVQTGDKINTINFNQELFPGQ
- the metX gene encoding homoserine O-succinyltransferase MetX — its product is MPAAFPPDSVGLVTPQTAHFSEPLALACGRSLPAYDLIYETYGTLNAAASNAVLICHALSGHHHAAGYHSVDDRKPGWWDSCIGPGKPIDTSKFFVVSLNNLGGCNGSTGPSSINPDTGKPFGADFPVLTVEDWVHSQARLADRLGIARFAAVIGGSLGGMQAMQWSITYPDRIRHCLAIASAPKLSAQNIAFNEVARQAILTDPEFHGGSFQEHNVIPKRGLMLARMVGHITYLSDDSMGEKFGRGLKSEKLNYDFHSVEFQVESYLRYQGEEFSGRFDANTYLLMTKALDYFDPAANFDDNLAKTFENATAKFCVMSFTTDWRFSPARSRELVDALMAARKDVCYLEIDAPQGHDAFLIPIPRYLQAFGNYMNRITL
- the metW gene encoding methionine biosynthesis protein MetW, giving the protein MRADLEIIQEWIPAGSRVLDLGCGDGELLTWLRDNKQVTGYGLENDADNIAECVAKGINVIEQDLDKGLGNFASNSFDVVVMTQALQAVHYPDKILDEMLRVGRQCIITFPNFGHWRCRWYLASKGRMPVSEFLPYTWYNTPNIHFCTFADFEALCREREAKVIDRLAVDQQHRHGWASKLWPNLLGEIGIYRVSSPGLADHKVAV
- a CDS encoding YggS family pyridoxal phosphate-dependent enzyme; the encoded protein is MSTIADNILQVSSRIHAASLAAKRAENSVQLLAVSKTKPAEALREAYAAGLRDFGENYLQEALGKQLELADLPLIWHFIGPIQSNKTRAIAEHFDWVHSVDRLKIAQRLSEQRPADLPPLNICIQVNVSGEASKSGCTAADLPALANAINALPHLKLRGLMAIPEPTEDRAAQDAAFAAVQSLKDSLNLPLDTLSMGMSHDLESAIAQGATWVRIGTALFGARDYDRS
- a CDS encoding thiazole synthase, which encodes MSIVRSDKPFVLAGRTYQSRLLVGTGKYRDMEETRLAIEASGAEIVTFAVRRTNLGQIEGEPNLLEVLSPDRYTFLPNTAGCYDAVEAVRTCRLARELLDGHNLVKLEVLADQKTLFPNVIETLKAAETLVKEGFDVMVYTSDDPIIARQLAEIGCIAVMPLAGLIGSGLGICNPYNLQIILEEARIPVLVDAGVGTASDATIAMELGCDAVLMNSAIAHAQQPVMMAQAMQHAILAGRMAYLAGRMPKKLYASASSPLDGLIK
- the trmB gene encoding tRNA (guanosine(46)-N7)-methyltransferase TrmB; amino-acid sequence: MTESNDTPIQTEEGDERQHRRIKSFVMRAGRMTEGQQKGLEQGTPLFVLPLADAPVDYDQVFGRSAPRSLEIGFGMGHSLLEMAAASPEQDFIGVEVHRPGVGALLNGVLTQGLTNLRVYDCDAIEVLNRCVADNSLDRLMLFFPDPWHKSRHHKRRIVQASFAELVRSKLKVGGVLHMATDWEPYAEYMLEVMNVAPGYRNLAEDGKCVPRPAERPITKFERRGERLGHGVWDLKFEKLS
- the rdgB gene encoding RdgB/HAM1 family non-canonical purine NTP pyrophosphatase, giving the protein MINFTQLVLASHNAGKLKELQAMLGESVQLRSIGEFSSVEPEETGLSFVENAILKARNAARISGLPALADDSGLAVDFLGGAPGIYSARYADGKGDAANNAKLLDVLKNVPEAERGAQFVCVLALVRHADDPLPILCEGLWHGRILTAASGEHGFGYDPLFWVPERDCSSAELSPGDKNQISHRARAMDLLRQRLGLK
- the thiS gene encoding sulfur carrier protein ThiS, whose amino-acid sequence is MRIQLNGESFELPDGETVAALLARLDLTGRRVAVELNLDIVPRSQHADTALNDGDNVEVVHAIGGG
- a CDS encoding DUF3392 domain-containing protein — protein: MDLVLDLLATVSRWSRSNLSEIALALVGCLLVLFGADFKGWVEQRLGSIAGALRVPMMALLCVIGSGAALIYATPWVVRGLSQFNNYSLAPVLLVVLVLIGVVADRR
- the hemW gene encoding radical SAM family heme chaperone HemW, with translation MTPESSASPLIFGGDAQSPRAALPVLPPLALYIHIPWCVRKCPYCDFNSHTASPVMPEEEYVDALLADLDQDLHAVYGRELSSVFFGGGTPSLFSAEALGRLLKGVEQRIPFASDIEITLEANPGTFEQDKFVAYRKLGINRLSIGIQSFQQEKLQALGRIHNGDEAIRAAGMARQAGFDNFNLDLMHGLPDQSLDDALNDLRTAIALKPTHLSWYQLTLEPNTVFWNQPPTLPEDDTLWDIQEAGQALLAEHGYAQYEVSAYAQPGRPARHNLNYWSFGDFIGIGAGAHGKLSHPDGRIVRTWKTRLPKDYLNPAKSFKAGEKALTNDEMPFEFLMNALRLTEGVESRLYPERTGLTLESLAEARREAEQSGLLQVEPSRLAATERGQLFLNDLLQKFLT